One stretch of Natronobacterium gregoryi SP2 DNA includes these proteins:
- a CDS encoding FAD-binding and (Fe-S)-binding domain-containing protein has translation MSLESSADPATDRRASYDYRSDDIDRPALVADLETLVDCDVRADSYSRQLYATDASIYELTPIAVVFPESTDDVAAVLEYCSERRIPVLPRGGGTSLAGQAVNRAVVLDFIRQMNEILAIDPDEGAATVQAGTVIETLNEALASHDLKFAPDPAWGDKSAIGGAIGNNSTGAHSLQYGKTDAYVESAEVVLADGTVTEFGEVTLEEVDDRADSDGDLEGRIYAAVRRVVDEKGDLVDETYPDRKRNVSGYNLDRLVAEARGDALPGGEETGDPGTVNLARLLAGSEGTLAVVTEVTVSLTPVPETKAVSLLCYRDLHDAMEDVAPILEHDPAAVEVLDGVLLDLACDTAEFASVTERLPDRTNAVLLVEFYAEDGDHGREQVAGLLADRCPDATAAGEPADDAPVLEAGERAIDGLEAYDDAERAKLWKLRKSGLPILLSRTTDEKHVSFIEDTAVPPENLPTFVERFEAILDDHDTYASFYAHAGPGVLHVRPLINTKTEAGLEQLHGIADDVTDLVVELDGAVSGEHGDGRARTQWNRKRYGEELWETFQDVKTAFDPDWILNPGQIVFREQNPTDLRENLRFDPEYEFDAGFEPTLEWNNDNGFQGMVELCHGCGGCRGEQSTTGGVMCPTYRASKEESTSTRGRANALRQAMSGDLEPGEAFTDEFVEEVMELCIGCKGCAIDCPSEVDMAKLKAEVTHEYVERNGTTLRDRLFANVHALSRLGSRFAPLSNVLPRVPGARWLLEATLGIDSSRPLPTFYGETFRDWFDERGGATVPETAAERKAIVYPDTYTNYSNPDAGKATVRVLEAAGVHVTVPDELGDTGRPAFSKGFLEQARETAVGNVEHLAPQVTNGWDVVVVEPSDAVMLQSDYLDLLDDDAVEALAASTYGACEYVDTFQLDESITFDVVDEDLTYHGHCHQKATAKDHHAVGVLRRAGYAVESLDSGCCGMAGSFGYEAEHGSMSDAIASILYDQVANSDGDRVVAPGASCRTQLENRPGGENPPTPIEVAAEALEE, from the coding sequence ATGTCCCTCGAGTCGAGCGCCGATCCGGCGACGGACCGGCGTGCGAGCTACGACTACCGGAGCGACGACATCGACCGGCCGGCGCTGGTCGCCGACCTCGAGACGCTCGTCGACTGTGACGTCCGTGCAGACTCGTACTCCCGGCAGCTGTACGCGACTGACGCGAGCATCTACGAGTTGACGCCGATCGCCGTCGTCTTCCCGGAGTCGACCGACGACGTAGCCGCCGTTCTCGAGTACTGTTCCGAGCGGCGAATTCCCGTCCTCCCCCGTGGCGGCGGGACCAGCCTGGCCGGTCAGGCGGTCAACCGGGCCGTTGTACTGGATTTTATCCGGCAGATGAACGAGATTCTGGCGATCGATCCCGACGAGGGGGCCGCGACCGTCCAGGCCGGGACAGTCATCGAGACACTTAACGAGGCGCTTGCCAGCCACGACCTGAAGTTTGCGCCCGACCCCGCCTGGGGTGACAAGAGTGCCATCGGCGGTGCGATCGGAAACAACTCGACTGGCGCACACTCACTGCAGTACGGCAAGACCGACGCCTACGTCGAATCCGCGGAGGTCGTCCTTGCGGACGGCACCGTCACCGAGTTCGGTGAGGTGACACTCGAAGAGGTCGACGACCGCGCCGACTCCGACGGCGATCTCGAGGGACGGATCTACGCCGCGGTGCGACGCGTCGTCGACGAAAAAGGTGACCTGGTCGACGAGACCTATCCCGACCGCAAGCGCAACGTCTCCGGCTACAATCTGGATCGACTCGTCGCCGAGGCTCGAGGGGACGCTCTTCCAGGTGGCGAAGAAACCGGCGACCCCGGGACCGTCAACCTCGCGCGCCTGCTGGCGGGCAGCGAGGGAACGCTCGCGGTCGTCACCGAGGTGACCGTCTCGCTCACGCCGGTGCCCGAAACGAAAGCCGTCTCCCTGCTGTGTTACCGAGACCTCCACGACGCGATGGAAGACGTCGCGCCGATCCTCGAGCACGATCCCGCGGCCGTCGAGGTCCTAGACGGCGTGTTGCTCGACCTCGCCTGCGACACTGCGGAGTTCGCTTCCGTCACCGAGCGCCTCCCCGACCGAACGAACGCCGTCCTCCTCGTCGAGTTCTACGCCGAAGACGGAGACCACGGCCGCGAGCAGGTCGCAGGCCTGCTTGCGGATCGGTGCCCGGACGCAACCGCAGCGGGCGAACCAGCAGACGACGCGCCCGTTCTCGAGGCAGGCGAGCGTGCAATCGACGGGCTCGAGGCGTACGACGACGCCGAACGCGCGAAACTGTGGAAACTGCGGAAGTCGGGGCTGCCAATCTTGCTCTCGCGGACGACCGACGAGAAACACGTCTCGTTCATCGAGGACACTGCCGTCCCACCCGAGAACCTCCCGACGTTCGTCGAGCGATTCGAAGCGATACTCGACGATCACGACACGTACGCCAGCTTCTACGCCCACGCGGGTCCCGGCGTCCTCCACGTCCGGCCCCTGATAAACACGAAAACCGAGGCGGGACTCGAGCAACTGCACGGCATCGCAGACGACGTGACCGACCTCGTGGTCGAGTTAGATGGGGCAGTCTCGGGCGAACACGGCGACGGCCGGGCCCGCACCCAGTGGAATCGCAAACGGTACGGCGAGGAGCTCTGGGAGACGTTTCAGGACGTAAAGACTGCGTTCGACCCCGACTGGATTCTCAACCCCGGCCAGATCGTCTTCCGCGAACAGAACCCGACAGACCTACGGGAGAACCTCCGGTTCGACCCCGAGTACGAGTTCGACGCCGGCTTCGAGCCGACACTCGAGTGGAACAACGACAACGGGTTTCAGGGAATGGTCGAACTCTGTCACGGCTGTGGTGGCTGTCGCGGCGAACAGTCGACGACCGGCGGCGTGATGTGTCCGACCTACCGGGCCAGCAAAGAAGAGAGTACGTCCACCCGCGGCCGGGCCAACGCCTTGCGTCAGGCGATGAGTGGCGACCTCGAGCCCGGAGAAGCGTTCACGGACGAGTTCGTCGAAGAGGTGATGGAGCTCTGTATCGGCTGTAAGGGCTGTGCCATCGACTGTCCGAGCGAGGTCGACATGGCGAAGCTCAAAGCCGAGGTGACCCACGAGTACGTCGAGCGAAACGGCACGACGCTCCGGGATCGATTGTTCGCGAACGTCCACGCGCTCTCGAGACTCGGGAGTCGCTTCGCACCGCTGTCGAACGTCTTGCCTCGAGTGCCCGGCGCTCGCTGGCTGCTCGAGGCAACGCTGGGAATCGATTCCAGCCGGCCGTTGCCGACCTTCTACGGGGAGACGTTCCGCGATTGGTTCGACGAACGCGGTGGCGCGACAGTCCCCGAAACTGCGGCCGAACGGAAGGCAATCGTCTATCCCGACACCTACACCAACTACAGCAATCCAGATGCCGGCAAAGCCACCGTACGGGTACTCGAAGCCGCAGGCGTCCACGTCACCGTCCCCGACGAACTGGGCGATACGGGCCGGCCGGCGTTCTCGAAGGGGTTTCTCGAGCAGGCCCGCGAGACGGCGGTCGGGAACGTCGAACACCTCGCGCCGCAAGTCACGAACGGCTGGGACGTGGTCGTCGTCGAACCCTCCGACGCAGTCATGCTCCAGTCGGACTACCTCGACCTGCTCGACGACGACGCAGTCGAGGCGCTCGCAGCCAGCACGTATGGGGCCTGCGAGTACGTCGACACGTTCCAGTTGGACGAGTCGATCACGTTCGACGTGGTCGACGAGGACCTGACCTATCACGGTCACTGCCACCAGAAGGCGACGGCGAAAGACCACCACGCCGTCGGCGTCCTCCGGCGGGCGGGCTATGCGGTCGAGTCGCTCGACTCGGGCTGTTGTGGCATGGCCGGCTCCTTCGGCTACGAGGCCGAGCACGGCTCGATGAGTGACGCCATCGCGAGCATCCTCTACGACCAGGTCGCAAACAGCGACGGCGACCGCGTCGTCGCCCCGGGTGCCTCCTGTCGCACCCAACTCGAGAACCGGCCGGGAGGCGAGAACCCACCGACGCCGATCGAAGTCGCCGCCGAGGCACTCGAGGAGTGA
- a CDS encoding acyl-CoA dehydrogenase family protein has protein sequence MLDFVQLEADLDQEERLIRDTTREFVDEHVRPAIGDHFEAGTFPTELVPKMGDLGFYAPNLEGYGSPNVSETAYGLLMQELEAGDSGLRSMASVQGALVMYPIHAYGSEEQKTEWLPKLGEGEAVGCFGLTEPEHGSNPSGMETYATEHDDGYVLTGSKTWITNSPIADVAVVWARDRSTEGEPVRGFLVETDRDGVTTNKITEKLSLRASITGEIGLNDVYVPEENVLPGVSGMKGPLSCLTQARYGIAWGAVGAARDAFEEARQYAQDREQFGGPIGRFQLQQEKLAEMATQITLAQLLAYRLAELKERDDMQPQHVSMAKRNNVRMAREQTKVAREMLGGNGITTDYSPMRHMANMETVYTYEGTHDIHTLVLGEELTGIPAYH, from the coding sequence ATGCTGGATTTCGTGCAACTCGAGGCGGATCTCGACCAGGAAGAGCGGCTGATCCGTGATACCACTCGAGAGTTCGTCGACGAACACGTCAGACCTGCGATCGGCGATCACTTCGAAGCGGGAACCTTCCCGACAGAGCTCGTTCCGAAGATGGGTGACCTCGGCTTCTACGCGCCGAACCTCGAGGGATACGGCTCGCCGAACGTCTCCGAGACGGCCTACGGACTCCTGATGCAAGAACTCGAAGCTGGCGATTCGGGGCTGCGGTCGATGGCGTCGGTCCAGGGTGCGCTAGTAATGTACCCGATTCACGCCTACGGCAGTGAGGAACAGAAAACGGAGTGGTTGCCGAAACTCGGTGAGGGTGAAGCGGTCGGCTGTTTTGGCCTGACAGAACCCGAGCACGGCTCGAATCCCTCTGGGATGGAGACGTACGCCACGGAGCACGACGACGGCTACGTGCTCACCGGCTCGAAGACCTGGATCACGAACTCACCGATCGCTGACGTCGCCGTCGTCTGGGCCCGCGACCGCTCGACGGAGGGGGAGCCAGTGCGCGGATTCCTGGTCGAGACCGACCGTGACGGGGTCACGACCAACAAGATCACCGAGAAGCTCTCGCTGCGTGCCTCGATCACGGGCGAGATTGGACTGAACGACGTTTACGTCCCCGAAGAGAACGTCTTACCGGGCGTCTCTGGGATGAAGGGGCCACTGTCCTGTCTCACGCAGGCCCGCTACGGCATCGCGTGGGGTGCCGTCGGTGCGGCCCGGGATGCTTTCGAGGAGGCACGCCAGTACGCCCAGGATCGCGAGCAGTTCGGCGGCCCGATCGGTCGCTTCCAGCTCCAACAGGAGAAACTCGCCGAGATGGCGACCCAGATCACGCTCGCCCAGTTGCTCGCGTACCGACTGGCGGAACTCAAAGAACGCGACGACATGCAGCCACAGCACGTTTCGATGGCCAAACGCAACAACGTCCGGATGGCCCGTGAGCAGACGAAAGTCGCTCGAGAAATGCTCGGCGGCAACGGAATCACGACCGATTACTCGCCGATGCGTCACATGGCTAACATGGAGACGGTCTACACTTACGAAGGGACTCACGACATCCACACGCTTGTCCTCGGCGAGGAACTGACCGGTATCCCGGCCTACCACTGA
- a CDS encoding archaea-specific SMC-related protein — protein MSTPESVTREARLHARNVGGIDETTVELESGVTVLAGRNATNRTSLLQAFMAALGGEYASLKADAEEGSVELELDDETYRRTLRRSGGRTVMGGEPYLEAAELADLFAFLLEANPARRAVTTGGELREIMLRPVDTDEIEADITRLTAEKDQINEKLGRLESLQGELPQLEHKRSDLEERIEAKRDELEAAKAAIEDAETNVERQRDDRSELEEKLSELRERRSELEDVRFDLETERESLAALRNEREELEAEREEIPDVESLDREAVDGRIDELQQQSQEVDSVVSQLRSIVQFNEEMLEGSHPEIREVLADEASGGTVTDQLLATEETVRCWTCGTEVQRADIEQTLDRLRSFQERKLSERDELEEEIRSLRSDRRELEQTRQKRERIQRRLADITSEIDRRETRLEELTERRDELGAEIERLEDEAAELEDESESDDEDDGEDESLLDLNRRANELEFSLGRLERDLETTIEEIDEIESELEERERLETRRDEIREQLEELRTRIERIEREAVESFNEHMDAVLEVLEYDNIDRIWIERVSETVREGRRTVEQTTFDLHIVRSTEDGRTYEDTIDHLSESEREVTGLIFALAGYLVHEVYDEVPFMLLDSLEALDSNRIAAIVEYFEEYTDFLVVALLPEDAEAIDDRHDRITEI, from the coding sequence ATGTCAACACCGGAGTCTGTTACTCGGGAGGCACGGTTACACGCCCGTAACGTCGGCGGGATCGACGAGACGACCGTCGAGCTCGAGTCGGGCGTCACCGTTCTTGCCGGCCGAAACGCGACGAACCGTACGTCGCTGTTGCAGGCGTTTATGGCTGCTCTCGGCGGCGAGTACGCGTCACTAAAAGCCGACGCCGAAGAGGGGTCCGTCGAACTCGAACTCGACGACGAAACCTACCGTCGGACGCTCCGTCGCAGCGGCGGGCGAACCGTCATGGGCGGTGAACCCTACTTGGAGGCCGCCGAACTCGCCGATCTCTTTGCCTTTCTGCTCGAGGCCAACCCCGCTCGTCGCGCGGTTACGACCGGCGGCGAACTTCGTGAGATCATGCTTCGGCCGGTCGACACCGACGAGATCGAGGCCGATATCACACGCCTCACCGCCGAGAAAGACCAGATAAACGAGAAACTCGGCCGACTCGAGTCGCTACAGGGCGAGCTTCCACAGCTAGAGCACAAACGCAGCGATCTCGAGGAACGAATCGAAGCGAAACGTGACGAACTCGAGGCGGCGAAGGCAGCGATAGAGGACGCAGAGACCAACGTCGAACGCCAGCGAGACGACCGGAGCGAACTCGAGGAAAAACTCTCGGAACTTCGGGAGCGGCGATCGGAACTCGAAGACGTCCGGTTTGACCTCGAGACCGAACGCGAGAGTCTGGCTGCACTTCGGAACGAACGCGAGGAACTCGAGGCCGAACGCGAGGAGATTCCGGACGTGGAGTCACTCGATCGGGAGGCAGTCGACGGGCGGATCGACGAGCTCCAGCAACAGTCACAGGAAGTCGACAGCGTCGTCAGCCAACTCCGGAGCATCGTCCAGTTCAACGAGGAGATGCTCGAGGGGTCACATCCCGAGATCCGCGAGGTACTCGCCGACGAAGCGAGCGGAGGCACGGTAACCGACCAGCTTCTCGCGACGGAGGAGACGGTCAGGTGCTGGACCTGTGGGACCGAGGTCCAGCGAGCCGACATCGAGCAGACTCTCGATCGGTTGCGGTCGTTTCAGGAACGAAAGCTCTCCGAGCGCGACGAACTGGAAGAAGAGATTCGATCGCTTCGGTCCGATCGCCGTGAACTCGAGCAGACTCGCCAGAAACGCGAACGGATTCAGCGCCGTCTTGCCGACATCACCAGCGAAATAGACCGCCGCGAGACGCGTCTCGAGGAACTGACCGAACGCCGAGACGAACTCGGTGCCGAGATCGAACGACTCGAAGACGAAGCCGCCGAACTCGAAGACGAAAGTGAATCCGACGACGAGGACGACGGGGAAGACGAGAGCCTCCTAGACCTCAATCGACGCGCGAACGAACTCGAGTTTTCGCTGGGACGACTCGAGCGCGATCTGGAGACGACGATCGAGGAAATCGACGAGATCGAGTCCGAACTCGAGGAGCGAGAACGACTCGAGACGCGACGCGACGAGATCCGTGAGCAACTCGAAGAGTTACGCACTCGCATCGAGCGGATCGAGCGAGAGGCCGTCGAGTCGTTCAACGAACACATGGACGCCGTTCTCGAGGTCCTCGAGTACGACAACATCGATCGAATCTGGATCGAACGCGTCAGCGAGACGGTTCGCGAGGGACGGCGCACGGTCGAACAGACGACGTTCGACCTCCACATCGTCCGCAGCACCGAGGACGGCCGGACCTACGAGGACACTATCGACCACCTGAGCGAGAGCGAACGCGAGGTCACCGGGCTGATATTCGCGCTCGCAGGCTACCTCGTCCACGAAGTCTACGATGAGGTGCCGTTCATGCTGCTGGATTCGCTCGAGGCGCTCGACTCGAACCGCATCGCCGCGATCGTCGAGTACTTCGAGGAGTACACCGACTTCCTCGTCGTCGCCTTGCTTCCGGAAGACGCCGAGGCGATCGACGACCGTCACGATCGTATTACGGAGATCTAG
- a CDS encoding transposase, producing the protein MSSATLQDDPSVDSFFNVVETETLALFEHLSFEFLEEFDVFAPAETGRTRDHEPPELMRGFLHCYYKDIYGIRPVERELRNTVVWLSCGFDRPPSRDAVDRFLTDLEHVVDEVFDHLVEQAALRGLLDLTYSIDSTDVRAMPADQDASKCYDPTNDEYYHGYGCTIVSTGQKIPIAAEFTESKQATEETAMRVTRDALAVAKPIWMVGDSAYDTLDWHDHLLAAGVVPVAPYNARNTDDPKDIEYRVEDRIEQHSEDVQLKQSTLDETYNRRTGVERTNESVKDCGLGRTHARGRVHARSQVFLALCLRLVIAITNYERGDNPGSTVITV; encoded by the coding sequence ATGAGTTCAGCGACCCTGCAAGATGACCCTTCGGTAGACTCGTTTTTCAATGTCGTGGAGACCGAGACGCTAGCGCTGTTCGAGCACCTTTCCTTCGAGTTTCTCGAAGAGTTCGACGTGTTCGCCCCGGCGGAGACGGGGCGAACACGAGACCACGAACCTCCAGAGCTGATGCGTGGCTTTCTCCACTGCTACTACAAGGACATCTACGGCATTCGCCCCGTTGAACGAGAGCTACGGAATACAGTTGTCTGGCTGAGCTGTGGGTTCGATCGACCGCCGTCGAGAGACGCGGTCGATCGCTTCCTCACCGATCTCGAACACGTCGTTGACGAGGTTTTCGACCACCTCGTCGAGCAGGCCGCCTTGCGGGGCCTGCTCGACTTGACCTACTCCATTGATTCAACTGACGTGAGGGCGATGCCTGCCGATCAAGACGCGTCGAAGTGCTACGATCCAACCAACGACGAGTACTACCACGGCTACGGCTGTACAATCGTCTCGACCGGGCAAAAGATCCCGATTGCGGCGGAGTTCACAGAGAGTAAACAAGCGACAGAGGAGACGGCGATGCGCGTCACCCGTGACGCGCTCGCCGTCGCCAAGCCGATTTGGATGGTCGGTGACAGTGCCTACGACACGCTGGACTGGCACGACCACCTGCTGGCTGCAGGGGTCGTGCCAGTCGCCCCGTACAACGCGCGAAACACCGACGACCCGAAAGATATCGAGTATAGGGTCGAAGACCGTATCGAACAACACAGCGAGGACGTTCAGTTGAAGCAGTCCACGTTGGATGAGACGTACAACCGCCGTACTGGAGTCGAACGAACCAACGAATCAGTGAAGGACTGCGGCCTCGGGCGAACGCACGCCCGAGGCCGCGTTCACGCACGATCGCAGGTGTTCCTCGCTCTGTGCCTTCGTCTCGTCATCGCAATTACCAACTACGAACGTGGAGACAATCCGGGAAGCACCGTGATCACGGTGTGA
- a CDS encoding SDR family NAD(P)-dependent oxidoreductase — MRLENETVVVTGAASGIGRETAELCAEEGARVVVTDIDSDGGRDVADDINEDGSEAVFYDLDVTDSDQFHAVVDEVADSYGLDVLINNAGTGHPSASLEELDDSLRDFVIDVNVKGVWNGCHAALPHMKEQGHGSIVNVGSLASVLGLPKQAAYSMAKGGVLNLTRAIAAEAGPYGVRANTVCPGFTDTQLLEQYLAQRDDPERAREEMAAEYPLQRLAEPAEIATAILFLASDEASFVSGHGLIVDGGFSTC; from the coding sequence ATGCGACTCGAGAACGAGACAGTTGTTGTCACGGGTGCGGCATCGGGAATCGGAAGGGAAACTGCCGAGTTGTGCGCCGAAGAAGGTGCTCGCGTCGTCGTCACGGATATCGACAGCGACGGTGGGCGAGACGTTGCGGACGACATTAACGAAGATGGCAGCGAGGCGGTCTTTTACGACCTCGACGTCACCGACAGCGACCAGTTCCACGCGGTCGTCGACGAAGTCGCCGACAGCTACGGGCTAGACGTACTGATCAACAACGCCGGCACCGGTCATCCCAGTGCCAGCCTCGAGGAACTCGACGACTCGCTTCGCGATTTCGTCATCGACGTAAACGTCAAGGGCGTCTGGAACGGCTGTCACGCCGCCTTGCCTCACATGAAAGAACAGGGCCACGGCTCGATCGTCAACGTCGGCTCGCTGGCGAGCGTTCTCGGACTCCCCAAGCAGGCGGCGTACTCGATGGCCAAGGGTGGGGTGTTGAACCTGACTCGAGCGATCGCCGCCGAAGCGGGCCCGTACGGCGTTCGGGCGAACACGGTCTGTCCGGGCTTTACCGACACACAGTTGCTCGAGCAGTATCTCGCCCAGCGAGACGACCCAGAACGTGCTCGCGAGGAGATGGCCGCCGAGTATCCGCTGCAACGACTCGCAGAACCGGCAGAAATCGCAACCGCCATCCTGTTTCTGGCGAGTGACGAGGCGTCGTTCGTCAGCGGCCACGGCCTGATCGTCGACGGTGGGTTCTCGACCTGCTAA
- a CDS encoding succinylglutamate desuccinylase/aspartoacylase family protein translates to MDGTHTAEPVTLARLPSGVDVTTTVHTYCGSDDGQPILYVQAAQHGREINGTEVLRRFHDRLPLESLSGTVVAVPVANPLTFDRVSYTTPEVLDSVNANMNRVWPGDADGTLHQRMAETLWEYASTGDAIVDLHTGSPDMLPHVVFREDDAHSRELAEAYGTDLLIAEQAADDASEEWHRRGFAGKLRVVAAENGIPSITPELAHNKQILEGAVELGVEGLLNVLRHLDMLPGEPPAETPPVAQNHLGRVTADDSGLFRPNPSIEVGSRVEAGQRLGTVYDPATYESLQAVTAGRDGTLYALTREATVIAGDKLANVGLLVEE, encoded by the coding sequence ATGGACGGAACCCACACGGCCGAACCAGTAACGCTCGCACGCCTCCCTTCGGGCGTCGACGTGACGACGACCGTACACACCTACTGCGGGAGCGACGACGGCCAGCCGATTCTCTACGTGCAAGCTGCCCAGCACGGCCGCGAAATAAACGGCACCGAAGTGCTGCGGCGGTTTCACGACCGCCTGCCACTCGAGTCGCTTTCGGGAACTGTCGTCGCGGTTCCGGTGGCGAACCCGCTAACTTTCGACCGCGTCTCCTACACGACTCCCGAAGTGCTCGACAGCGTCAACGCGAACATGAATCGAGTCTGGCCGGGCGACGCCGACGGGACGCTCCATCAACGGATGGCCGAGACGCTCTGGGAGTACGCGAGCACGGGCGACGCTATCGTCGACCTTCACACCGGCAGCCCGGATATGCTCCCACACGTCGTCTTCCGCGAGGACGACGCCCACTCGCGCGAACTCGCGGAAGCGTACGGCACCGACCTCCTGATCGCCGAGCAGGCAGCCGACGACGCCTCCGAGGAGTGGCACCGACGCGGGTTCGCCGGCAAACTCCGTGTCGTAGCCGCCGAAAACGGTATTCCGTCGATCACGCCCGAACTCGCACACAACAAACAGATCCTCGAGGGGGCTGTCGAACTGGGCGTCGAGGGGCTGTTGAACGTCCTGCGACACCTCGATATGCTACCGGGCGAACCGCCAGCGGAGACGCCGCCAGTCGCGCAAAACCACCTCGGTCGAGTCACCGCGGACGACTCCGGACTCTTCCGACCGAATCCATCGATCGAGGTCGGGAGCCGCGTCGAGGCCGGGCAGCGACTCGGCACGGTCTACGACCCGGCGACGTACGAGTCGCTTCAGGCAGTCACTGCCGGTCGCGATGGAACTCTGTACGCGCTCACCCGAGAAGCGACCGTGATCGCGGGCGACAAACTGGCGAACGTCGGACTGCTCGTCGAAGAGTGA
- a CDS encoding peptidylprolyl isomerase encodes MGDLTATLHTSEGDIDVELYDERAPRTVENFVGLATGERTWTDPETDEKVEGEPLYDDVLFHRIIADFMIQTGDPTGTGRGGPGYQFDDEFHDDLCHDDEGILSMANSGPDTNGSQFFITLDAQPHLDGRHAVFGKVTDGMDVVREIGSAKTDGNDRPAQDILLESVTIHD; translated from the coding sequence ATGGGAGACCTTACTGCGACCCTGCACACGAGCGAGGGTGACATCGACGTCGAACTCTACGACGAACGCGCACCACGGACCGTCGAGAACTTCGTCGGTCTCGCGACTGGCGAACGGACCTGGACCGACCCCGAGACGGATGAGAAGGTCGAGGGTGAACCGCTGTACGACGACGTCCTCTTCCACCGAATCATCGCGGACTTCATGATCCAGACCGGCGACCCAACTGGCACGGGCCGTGGCGGTCCCGGCTACCAGTTCGACGACGAGTTCCACGACGACTTGTGCCACGACGACGAGGGCATCCTCTCGATGGCCAACTCGGGGCCCGACACCAACGGCTCGCAGTTTTTCATCACGCTCGACGCCCAGCCACACCTCGACGGCCGCCACGCCGTCTTCGGCAAAGTGACCGACGGGATGGACGTCGTCCGCGAGATCGGCTCCGCAAAAACCGACGGCAACGACAGACCGGCCCAAGATATCCTCCTCGAGTCGGTCACAATCCACGACTGA
- a CDS encoding peptidylprolyl isomerase has translation MLTLAAAGFSTVLAGCSTDGESGSDDATDEDSPSGPTDEKPRVDSLAATLHTSEGDIDVELYDEHAPRTVENFVGLATGEKTWTDPETSDEIEGEPLYDDVLFHRIIADFMLQTGDPTGTGRGGPGYQFDDEFHDDLRHDDEGILSMANSGPDTNGSQFFITLDAQPHLDGRHTVFGKVTDGMDVVHAIGAVETDENDRPIEDVLLESVSVHAE, from the coding sequence ATCCTCACACTCGCTGCGGCGGGATTTAGTACTGTTCTCGCTGGTTGCTCGACCGACGGCGAGAGCGGTTCTGACGACGCGACCGACGAGGATTCCCCATCCGGGCCGACCGACGAGAAACCGCGGGTCGACTCGCTCGCTGCGACGCTACACACGAGCGAGGGTGACATCGACGTCGAACTCTACGACGAACACGCACCACGGACCGTCGAGAACTTCGTCGGTCTTGCAACCGGCGAGAAGACCTGGACCGATCCCGAGACGAGCGACGAGATCGAGGGTGAACCGCTGTACGACGACGTCCTCTTCCACCGAATCATTGCAGACTTTATGCTCCAGACTGGCGACCCAACTGGCACGGGCCGTGGCGGTCCTGGCTACCAGTTCGACGACGAGTTCCACGACGACCTGCGCCACGACGACGAGGGCATCCTCTCGATGGCCAACTCGGGGCCCGACACCAACGGCTCGCAGTTTTTCATCACGCTCGACGCCCAGCCACACCTCGACGGCCGCCACACCGTCTTCGGCAAAGTGACCGACGGGATGGACGTCGTTCACGCGATCGGTGCCGTCGAGACCGACGAGAACGACCGGCCGATCGAAGACGTCTTGCTCGAGTCCGTGAGCGTCCACGCCGAGTAG